One Burkholderia pyrrocinia DNA segment encodes these proteins:
- a CDS encoding ExeM/NucH family extracellular endonuclease: MRSTIRLFAPLLLLPTLAAPAIAATAAPVSANCGGSATPIADIQGPGAPSPLAGQNVSIEAVVTADFGGTDGFGGFFVQQADAQRRNQPGVSEGLFVYAPKVRAKAGDLVHVTGKVEEKYGQTQLTQSGVIAVCANGQSVTPTTVTLPVESPNAFAAYEGMLVRLPQTLSVTDNYELGRYGSVLLSNGRLRTPTSVVPPAQAQTQIDANARNRLVLDDGSNKQNPATVPYPAPGLSAANTLRTGYTVRDVEGVLEVRYGAWRVQPLPGAAVPAFEARTNPRTNAPARDPKSNLRVASFNVLNYFNGNGLGGGFDDPNNRGAKNYQEFQRQEAKIVSALKALDADVIGLMEVQNNGYGELSAVRQLAAKLGNNWRVVDPGTSRLGGDAIAVALIYDSRKVEPVGRAATLAIDDKNRQPLAQSFRRIGGNQALTIAVNHLKSKNCPDAANDDLDQGDGQGCWNPTRMRAAAKVADWLAGTPTGVAGQGVLLIGDFNSYTYEDPIRTLESRGYRNLVARWIGANAYSYVYNGEAGYLDHALATLPLASHVKAVHEWHINADEPLALQYTLAYKSAEQQKTFYAPDAYRSSDHDPVLIDIALPGGGH, from the coding sequence ATGCGCTCGACAATCCGCCTGTTTGCCCCGCTATTGCTTCTGCCCACGCTCGCCGCCCCGGCGATCGCCGCCACCGCCGCGCCCGTCAGCGCGAACTGCGGCGGCAGCGCGACGCCCATTGCCGATATCCAGGGGCCCGGCGCGCCGTCGCCGCTCGCCGGCCAGAACGTGTCGATCGAAGCCGTCGTCACCGCCGATTTCGGCGGCACGGACGGCTTCGGCGGCTTCTTCGTCCAGCAGGCCGACGCGCAGCGCCGCAACCAGCCGGGCGTGTCCGAAGGCCTGTTCGTCTATGCGCCGAAAGTGCGTGCGAAGGCCGGCGATCTCGTGCACGTGACGGGCAAGGTCGAGGAGAAATACGGTCAGACGCAGCTTACGCAGTCGGGTGTGATCGCGGTGTGCGCGAACGGCCAGAGCGTCACGCCCACGACGGTCACGCTGCCGGTCGAAAGCCCGAACGCGTTCGCCGCGTATGAAGGGATGCTCGTGCGCCTGCCGCAGACGCTGAGCGTCACCGACAACTACGAGCTCGGCCGTTACGGCAGCGTGTTGCTCAGCAACGGCCGCCTGCGCACGCCGACGAGCGTCGTGCCGCCCGCACAGGCGCAGACGCAGATCGACGCGAACGCGCGCAACCGCCTGGTCCTCGACGACGGCTCGAACAAGCAGAACCCCGCGACCGTGCCGTATCCGGCGCCGGGCCTGTCGGCCGCGAACACGCTGCGCACGGGCTACACGGTGCGCGACGTCGAAGGCGTGCTCGAAGTGCGTTACGGCGCATGGCGCGTGCAGCCGCTGCCCGGCGCGGCCGTGCCGGCATTCGAGGCGCGCACGAACCCGCGCACCAACGCACCCGCGCGCGATCCGAAATCGAACCTGCGCGTCGCGTCGTTCAACGTCCTCAACTACTTCAACGGCAACGGGCTCGGCGGCGGCTTCGACGATCCGAACAACCGCGGCGCGAAGAACTACCAGGAATTCCAGCGCCAGGAAGCGAAGATCGTCAGCGCGCTGAAGGCGCTCGACGCAGACGTGATCGGCCTGATGGAAGTCCAGAACAACGGCTACGGCGAGCTGAGCGCGGTGCGCCAGCTCGCGGCGAAGCTCGGCAACAACTGGCGCGTCGTCGATCCGGGCACGTCGCGCCTCGGCGGCGATGCGATCGCGGTCGCGCTGATCTACGACAGCCGCAAGGTCGAACCGGTCGGCCGCGCGGCGACGCTCGCGATCGACGACAAGAACCGCCAGCCGCTCGCGCAGTCGTTCCGCCGCATCGGCGGTAACCAGGCGCTGACGATCGCGGTGAACCACCTGAAGTCGAAGAACTGCCCGGACGCCGCGAACGACGATCTCGACCAGGGCGACGGCCAGGGCTGCTGGAACCCGACGCGCATGCGCGCAGCGGCGAAGGTGGCCGACTGGCTCGCCGGCACGCCGACGGGTGTCGCGGGCCAGGGTGTGCTGCTGATCGGCGACTTCAACAGCTACACGTATGAAGACCCGATCCGCACGCTCGAATCGCGCGGCTACCGCAACCTCGTCGCGCGCTGGATCGGCGCGAACGCGTACAGCTACGTGTACAACGGCGAAGCCGGTTATCTCGATCACGCGCTCGCGACGCTGCCGCTCGCGTCGCACGTGAAGGCCGTGCACGAATGGCACATCAATGCGGACGAGCCGCTCGCGCTGCAGTACACGCTCGCGTACAAGTCGGCCGAGCAGCAGAAGACGTTCTACGCGCCGGATGCGTATCGTTCATCGGATCACGATCCGGTGCTGATCGATATCGCGCTGCCGGGCGGCGGGCATTGA
- a CDS encoding copper resistance D family protein, translating to MNEGFVGLLRLVSVAIQNAGFAVIVGALLGSHWLVRGASAWQHGIGRRLVATLRIASVVSLFASITAFWAHCALMSEVSMLEAGPAVRAMLAGTGFGHAWLAGAAFMVVIVLLSFLRRANDTRFPFAMWAAFACVALARSNGGHPVDAGLFSVPVWVDWLHLLAISAWVGLVLVTAFGVMSRLAGMPASERATGASFVQSLSDASTLALIVLFATGAFNGWRGVDTPANLLASTYGQILLLKLALVLFAAALGGHNRFFGMPKLLAALKDPAAAMPAGPLRRFGAVLRIEAVVLAGVLMVAAVLASSALPGTI from the coding sequence GTGAACGAAGGCTTCGTCGGCCTGCTGCGGCTCGTGTCGGTGGCGATCCAGAACGCGGGGTTCGCGGTGATCGTCGGCGCGCTGCTCGGCAGCCACTGGCTCGTGCGCGGCGCATCGGCGTGGCAGCACGGCATCGGGCGGCGTCTCGTCGCGACGCTGCGCATCGCGTCCGTCGTGTCGCTGTTCGCGAGCATCACGGCGTTCTGGGCGCACTGCGCGCTGATGAGCGAAGTGTCGATGCTCGAAGCGGGGCCTGCGGTCCGCGCGATGCTCGCGGGTACCGGCTTCGGCCACGCGTGGCTGGCCGGTGCCGCGTTCATGGTCGTCATCGTGTTGCTGTCGTTTCTCCGGCGCGCGAACGACACGCGCTTTCCGTTCGCGATGTGGGCCGCGTTCGCATGCGTCGCGCTCGCGCGCAGCAACGGCGGGCATCCGGTCGATGCAGGGCTGTTCAGCGTGCCGGTGTGGGTCGACTGGCTGCATCTGCTCGCGATCAGCGCGTGGGTCGGGCTCGTGCTCGTGACGGCGTTCGGCGTGATGTCGCGTCTTGCCGGCATGCCGGCAAGCGAACGCGCGACCGGCGCGTCGTTCGTGCAGTCGCTTTCCGATGCGTCGACGCTCGCGCTGATCGTGCTGTTCGCGACCGGCGCGTTCAACGGATGGCGCGGCGTCGATACGCCGGCGAACCTGCTCGCATCGACGTACGGGCAGATCCTGCTGCTCAAGCTCGCGCTCGTGCTGTTCGCGGCGGCGCTCGGCGGACACAACCGCTTCTTCGGGATGCCGAAGTTGCTGGCCGCGCTGAAGGATCCGGCTGCCGCGATGCCGGCCGGCCCGTTGCGGCGGTTCGGCGCGGTGTTGCGGATCGAGGCGGTCGTGCTGGCCGGCGTGCTGATGGTGGCGGCCGTGCTCGCGTCGAGCGCGCTGCCGGGGACGATCTAA
- the copC gene encoding copper homeostasis periplasmic binding protein CopC: MKITTVRRLAAFATAGAIAAAVPVVASAHGKLESAAPATGSTVDTAPDTLRLTFNEDLEPAFSSVKVSDANGNAVTQEKAKVDASNPRVMTVAMPKLAPGAYTVQWAAMTADAHRTKGTYTFKVKG, from the coding sequence ATGAAGATCACGACAGTCAGGCGGCTGGCCGCCTTCGCCACGGCCGGCGCGATCGCCGCCGCCGTGCCGGTCGTCGCCTCGGCACATGGCAAGCTGGAAAGCGCCGCACCGGCGACGGGCAGCACGGTCGACACGGCACCCGACACGTTGCGGCTTACGTTCAACGAAGACCTCGAACCGGCGTTCAGTTCGGTGAAGGTGTCGGACGCGAACGGCAACGCCGTCACGCAGGAAAAGGCGAAGGTCGATGCGTCGAACCCGCGCGTGATGACCGTCGCGATGCCGAAGCTCGCGCCGGGCGCGTACACGGTGCAGTGGGCGGCGATGACGGCCGACGCGCATCGCACCAAGGGCACCTATACGTTCAAGGTGAAAGGGTGA
- a CDS encoding copper-binding protein yields MKKGLVSMATGCALAFSAASYAAGDMAGMDMSGGAKQGADAKQGMSHGEIRKVDTAVGKLTIKHGPLDNLGMDAMTMAFKVKDPAMLSQVKVGDKIDFVAEDVGGALTVVELKKP; encoded by the coding sequence ATGAAGAAGGGACTGGTTTCGATGGCAACGGGTTGCGCGCTGGCGTTTTCCGCCGCGTCGTATGCGGCCGGCGACATGGCCGGCATGGACATGAGCGGCGGCGCGAAGCAGGGCGCCGACGCGAAGCAGGGCATGTCGCACGGCGAGATCCGCAAGGTCGACACGGCCGTTGGCAAGCTGACGATCAAGCACGGCCCGCTGGACAACCTCGGGATGGACGCGATGACGATGGCGTTCAAGGTGAAGGACCCCGCGATGCTGTCGCAGGTGAAGGTGGGCGACAAGATCGACTTCGTCGCCGAGGACGTGGGCGGCGCGTTGACCGTCGTCGAGCTGAAGAAGCCGTGA